From a single Prionailurus bengalensis isolate Pbe53 chromosome A1, Fcat_Pben_1.1_paternal_pri, whole genome shotgun sequence genomic region:
- the LOC122488386 gene encoding protocadherin beta-11, translated as MENGRADTLQIRQVLLLFVLLGISQAGSESGRFSVAEEMQSGSFVGNLAKDLGVEVGELFSRGAQVVSNDNRNRLQLDKNTGDLLLSESLDREELCGSTEPCVLHFQVLMKNPLQFLRIELQVTDINDHSPIFLEKEMLLEIPENSPVGAVFLLESAKDLDVGINALKNYIISPNSHFHIKMRVNPDNRKYPELVLDKALDYEEQSELSFILTALDGGSPPRSGTATVRVVVVDINDNSPEFEQPFYEVKIPENSILGSLIVSVSAWDLDSGKNGEISYSFSHASEDIRKTFEINQKSGEVSLTASMDFETIESYSVIIQATDGGGLFGKSTVRIQVMDVNDNAPEIAISSITSPIPENSPETVVMVFSIRDRDSGDNGRMICSIPEDLPFRLKSSVENYYTLETEKMLDRESQAEYNITITVTDLGTPRLKTQHNITVTVSDVNDNAPAFSQTTYTLRVRENNSPALHIGSVSATDRDSGANAQVTYSLLPPADPQLPLASLVSINADNGQLFALRSLDYEALQAFEFGVRAADRGSPALSSQARVRVLVLDDNDNAPFVLYPPQNGSAPCTELVPRAAEAGYLVTKVVAVDGDSGQNAWLSYQLLKATEPGLFGVWAHNGEVRTARLLSERDAVKHRLVVLVRDNGEPPRSASVTLHVLLVDGFSQPYLPLPEVAAAEARADPLTVYLVVALASVSSLFLFSVLVFVAVRLCRRSRAASAGRCSGPEGHFPGHLVDVNGAGTLSQSYQYEVCLRGGSGTNEFKFLKPIIPNLPPQCSGKETEENPTFGNSFGFNI; from the coding sequence ATGGAGAACGGAAGAGCAGACACTCTGCAGATAAGGCAAGTCCTGCTTCTCTTTGTTTTGCTAGGAATATCTCAGGCGGGTTCCGAGTCTGGGCGCTTTTCTGTGGCAGAGGAAATGCAGAGTGGGAGCTTTGTAGGCAACTTGGCAAAGGACCTGGGAGTAGAAGTGGGTGAGCTGTTCTCAAGGGGGGCTCAGGTGGTCTCTAATGATAACAGAAACCGTTTACAGCTGGACAAAAACACCGGGGATTTGCTCTTAAGCGAATCGCTAGACCGGGAGGAGCTCTGTGGCTCCACTGAGCCTTGTGTGCTGCATTTCCAGGTATTAATGAAAAACCCTTTGCAGTTTTTACGCATTGAGCTCCAGGTCACGGACATAAATGACCACTCTCCCATattcttagaaaaagaaatgctccTAGAAATCCCAGAGAATAGTCCTGTTGGTGCTGTGTTCTTACTAGAAAGTGCGAAGGATTTAGATGTAGGAATCAATGCTCTGAAGAACTACATAATAAGCCCCAACTCTCATTTCCACATTAAAATGCGAGTCAATCCGGACAATAGGAAATACCCAGAGTTGGTTCTGGACAAGGCACTGGATTATGAAGAGCAGTCGGAGCTCAGTTTCATCCTTACTGCTCTGGATGGTGGGTCTCCACCTAGGTCTGGGACTGCAACTGTCCGGGTGGTGGTTGTGGACATTAATGACAACTCCCCCGAGTTTGAGCAACCATTTTATGAGGTGAAGATTCCAGAGAATAGCATATTAGGCTCACTCATTGTCAGCGTCTCAGCTTGGGATTTAGACtcaggaaaaaatggagaaatatcaTATTCTTTCTCCCATGCCTCAGAAGATATTCGCAAGACATTTGAAATTAATCAAAAGTCTGGAGAAGTCAGTTTAACAGCATCCATGGATTTTGAAACAATTGAATCATATTCAGTAATCATTCAAGCTACAGATGGGGGAGGTCTCTTTGGAAAATCAACAGTCAGAATTCAGGTGATGGATGTGAATGACAATGCTCCTGAAATAGCCATATCGTCAATTACCAGTCCAATCCCAGAAAATTCGCCTGAGACTGTGGTTATGGTTTTTAGCATCCGAGACAGAGACTCTGGGGACAATGGGAGGATGATTTGTTCTATCCCAGAAGACCTCCCTTTCAGGCTAAAATCTTCAGTTGAGAATTATTACACTTTGGAAACGGAGAAAATGCTGGATAGAGAGAGCCAGGCCGAGTACAACATCACCATCACCGTCACCGACTTAGGGACCCCCAGGCTGAAAACGCAGCACAACATAACCGTGACGGTCTCCGACGTCAACGACAACGCCCCCGCCTTCAGCCAAACCACCTACACCCTGCGCGTCCGCGAGAACAACAGCCCCGCCCTGCACATCGGCAGCGTGAGCGCCACGGACAGGGACTCGGGCGCCAACGCGCAGGTCACCTACTCGCTGCTGCCGCCCGCGGACCCGCAGctgcccctggcctccctggTGTCCATCAACGCGGACAACGGGCAGCTGTTCGCGCTCAGGTCCCTGGATTACGAGGCGCTGCAGGCGTTCGAGTTCGGCGTGCGCGCGGCCGACCGCGGCTCGCCCGCGCTCAGCAGCCAGGCGCGGGTGCGCGTGCTGGTGCTGGACGACAACGACAACGCGCCCTTCGTGCTGTACCCGCCGCAGAACGGCTCTGCGCCCTGCACCGAGCTGGTGCCCAGGGCGGCCGAGGCGGGCTACCTGGTGACCAAGGTGGTGGCGGTGGACGGCGACTCGGGCCAGAACGCCTGGCTGTCGTACCAGCTGCTCAAGGCCACGGAGCCCGGGCTGTTCGGCGTGTGGGCGCACAACGGCGAGGTGCGCACGGCCCGGCTGCTGAGCGAGCGCGACGCCGTCAAGCACAGGCTGGTGGTGCTGGTCAGGGACAATGGCGAGCCGCCGCGCTCGGCCAGCGTCACGCTGCACGTGCTGCTGGTGGACGGCTTCTCGCAGCCCTACCTGCCGCTCCCGGAGGTGGCGGCGGCCGAGGCGCGGGCCGACCCGCTCACCGTCTACTTGGTCGTCGCCTTGGCGTCCGTGTCGTCGCTCTTCCTGTTCTCGGTGCTGGTGTTCGTGGCGGTGCGGCTGTGCAGGCGGAGCAGGGCGGCGTCTGCGGGTCGCTGCTCGGGGCCCGAGGGCCACTTTCCGGGCCACCTGGTGGACGTCAACGGCGCGGGGACGCTGTCGCAGAGCTACCAATATGAGGTGTGTCTGCGGGGAGGATCTGGAACCAATGAATTCAAGTTCTTGAAGCCGATTATCCCGAACCTCCCACCCCAGTGCTCTGGGAAAGAAACGGAAGAAAATCCTACCTTCGGCAATAGCTTTGGGTTCAATATATAG